A part of Paenibacillus sp. sptzw28 genomic DNA contains:
- a CDS encoding VanZ family protein — protein sequence MLSFAIPITLIYFIVRICLLKVFRITWVREVLNISFVLYISSLVFIVWLYYATQTDYVLYNLIPFKTIIEYVQEFPSSTAIKNIVGNLAICMPFGFYYYFNLRIIPKINIAVYAVIIPVIIESIQLLMYFINLGMRAVDIDDVILNCSGIIIAYYMTKSLFQKKRNPAKLRRTVGY from the coding sequence ATGCTTTCATTCGCAATTCCCATAACGCTGATTTACTTTATTGTTAGAATTTGTTTATTGAAAGTGTTTAGAATCACGTGGGTTCGAGAAGTTCTTAATATATCTTTTGTTTTATATATTTCTTCATTAGTATTTATTGTTTGGCTTTATTATGCCACTCAGACTGACTATGTTCTATATAATCTTATCCCTTTTAAAACTATCATAGAATACGTTCAAGAATTCCCTTCTAGCACGGCTATTAAAAATATTGTGGGTAATCTCGCAATTTGCATGCCGTTTGGTTTTTACTATTATTTCAATCTCAGGATCATACCCAAAATCAACATAGCAGTTTATGCTGTTATTATTCCGGTGATTATTGAATCCATACAGTTGTTGATGTATTTCATTAATCTAGGAATGAGGGCTGTAGATATTGATGACGTTATCTTAAATTGTTCCGGCATTATAATAGCGTACTACATGACGAAAAGTCTTTTTCAGAAGAAGCGGAATCCCGCTAAATTGCGACGCACGGTCGGTTACTAA
- a CDS encoding IS110 family transposase: MKFKQSDGQNQRIERITTSHLVVGIDMAKETHVAQATNFRGIVLSNRHLSFKNTHEGFEKLQRWLDALQQKHRLKSLIIGMEPTGHYWTNLANWLAQKGVNVVLVNPATTKRNKENRDNCPSKSDPKDALVIADVVSRGYYYDYTRQATHFQRLRTIMSDREFWVANSVRLQNRIVRWLDIRFPEYASVFKRLLEEYQRIANILEQIEKELVTLLGDIPLVSQLRSVKGLGTIYIAAILSGAGDLKQYAHGRQLLRKAGLNLAESMSGKRKGEIVISKRGDAKLRKYMYLATLTLVGTNPVFRQLHENNVQVKHMSKQQSVFKLLGKLARILIGMVQSGEKFTPEKTVHSYAQAA, translated from the coding sequence ATGAAGTTTAAGCAATCGGACGGGCAAAATCAACGTATTGAACGAATTACCACCTCTCATCTTGTTGTGGGAATTGACATGGCAAAGGAAACCCATGTTGCACAAGCCACGAATTTCCGCGGAATAGTCCTTTCCAATCGGCATCTTTCGTTTAAGAACACACATGAAGGATTTGAAAAATTACAACGGTGGCTGGATGCCTTACAGCAGAAACACAGATTAAAAAGTCTCATCATCGGCATGGAACCGACAGGACACTATTGGACAAACTTGGCCAATTGGCTTGCTCAGAAAGGAGTAAACGTTGTTTTGGTGAATCCAGCAACGACGAAACGGAACAAGGAAAACCGTGACAACTGTCCCTCCAAGAGCGATCCGAAGGACGCACTTGTGATCGCAGATGTTGTGAGCCGTGGCTATTACTATGATTACACTCGTCAAGCGACTCACTTTCAAAGGTTACGCACCATTATGAGCGATCGAGAATTTTGGGTTGCGAATAGTGTTCGATTGCAGAATCGTATTGTTCGGTGGCTGGATATTCGTTTCCCTGAGTATGCTTCCGTTTTTAAACGGTTGTTAGAGGAGTATCAGCGCATTGCCAATATCTTAGAACAGATCGAAAAAGAACTTGTAACTTTACTAGGTGATATACCTCTAGTCAGCCAACTTCGCTCCGTAAAAGGTCTTGGAACGATTTACATTGCAGCGATTCTGTCTGGTGCAGGTGACTTGAAACAGTACGCCCATGGGCGTCAGTTACTGAGGAAAGCCGGTTTAAACTTAGCCGAAAGCATGTCAGGAAAACGCAAGGGAGAGATCGTGATCTCCAAACGAGGAGATGCCAAACTGCGAAAATATATGTATCTCGCTACGCTTACACTGGTAGGAACCAACCCAGTCTTTCGGCAGTTGCATGAAAATAATGTTCAGGTCAAGCATATGAGCAAGCAACAATCGGTGTTTAAGCTGCTTGGGAAACTGGCTCGAATCCTAATCGGTATGGTTCAAAGCGGAGAGAAATTCACTCCTGAAAAAACAGTCCACTCGTACGCTCAAGCAGCATAA